A genome region from Solirubrobacter pauli includes the following:
- a CDS encoding LacI family DNA-binding transcriptional regulator, with translation MREGLLADQRLRVAGTQQRQVATRDAHHFLHQVVHLPSIAEITAPPRVTSVDVARRAGVSQSTVSLVLSGKARGRISARTEEAVRAAAAELGYRPNVAARALRTGVARSVALVVPDITNPFFGRVLRGAQRAAQEASYTVVLVDIGNNRAWEAASVEALLAGPADGLLLFEADLPPGTSEHAIQIEMAPGGEFPVVRLDVEAGVDHALDHLLELGHTKIGHVASNFDAPTFDLRAARIAARLGPVPTVMAPFTFEGAKVAAAAMLDEDVTAVFCDDDILAGGLYLAARERGVSIPGDLSVVGFDDLDFARVLAPPLTTVAVDAEGLGALAFSALAADLAGESVPPEQVMPVSLTVRESTAPPA, from the coding sequence GTGCGCGAAGGCCTCCTCGCTGATCAGCGCCTCCGCGTCGCGGGGACGCAACAGCGCCAGGTCGCGACCCGCGACGCCCACCACTTCCTCCACCAAGTCGTCCACCTCCCTAGCATTGCGGAGATCACCGCTCCGCCACGTGTCACCAGCGTCGACGTCGCGCGCCGCGCCGGCGTCTCGCAGTCGACGGTCTCGCTCGTGCTCTCGGGCAAGGCCCGGGGCCGCATCTCCGCCCGGACCGAGGAGGCCGTGCGCGCCGCGGCCGCCGAGCTCGGCTACCGCCCGAACGTCGCCGCCCGCGCGCTGCGCACCGGTGTCGCCCGCAGCGTGGCGCTCGTCGTCCCGGACATCACGAACCCGTTCTTCGGCCGCGTGCTGCGCGGCGCCCAGCGCGCCGCCCAGGAGGCGAGCTACACCGTCGTGCTGGTCGACATCGGCAACAACCGCGCCTGGGAGGCCGCCTCGGTCGAGGCCCTGCTCGCGGGCCCCGCCGACGGCCTGCTGCTGTTCGAGGCCGACCTCCCGCCCGGCACGAGCGAGCACGCCATCCAGATCGAGATGGCGCCCGGCGGCGAGTTCCCGGTCGTCCGGCTGGACGTCGAGGCCGGCGTCGACCACGCGCTGGACCACCTGCTCGAGCTGGGCCACACGAAGATCGGCCACGTCGCCTCGAACTTCGACGCCCCCACCTTCGACCTGCGCGCGGCCCGCATCGCCGCCCGCCTCGGCCCCGTCCCGACCGTGATGGCGCCGTTCACCTTCGAAGGCGCGAAGGTCGCCGCCGCCGCCATGCTCGACGAGGACGTCACGGCCGTCTTCTGCGACGACGACATCCTCGCCGGCGGGCTCTACCTGGCCGCGCGCGAGCGCGGCGTCTCGATCCCCGGCGACCTCTCCGTCGTGGGCTTCGACGACCTCGACTTCGCGCGCGTGCTCGCCCCGCCGCTGACGACGGTCGCCGTGGACGCCGAGGGCCTGGGCGCGCTCGCGTTCTCGGCGCTGGCCGCCGACCTGGCGGGCGAGTCCGTCCCGCCCGAGCAGGTCATGCCGGTCTCGTTGACCGTGCGCGAGTCGACGGCACCGCCCGCCTGA
- a CDS encoding class I SAM-dependent methyltransferase, giving the protein MDDLVEEVVGVAGRDLALLRPRDAEALISEEAFAHDEFLPYWADLWPSALALSRVVAARALRGARTLELGCGLGLVSLAAAAAGGRVTATDWAPDSITLLERNAQRNALTLEALCVDWGAPEAIVARAPWDLVLASDVLYEPRNGVALLPLLPRLIDERGEIWLADPGRKAAGPFLEHAAETFAIETRPAKEIPQGAIHRMRLRGSRT; this is encoded by the coding sequence GTGGACGACTTGGTGGAGGAAGTGGTGGGCGTCGCGGGTCGCGACCTGGCGCTGTTGCGTCCCCGCGACGCGGAGGCGCTGATCAGCGAGGAGGCCTTCGCGCACGACGAGTTCCTGCCGTACTGGGCGGACCTGTGGCCGAGCGCGCTGGCGCTCTCGCGCGTGGTCGCCGCCCGTGCCCTGCGGGGCGCGCGGACGCTGGAGCTCGGGTGCGGGCTCGGCCTCGTGAGCCTCGCCGCGGCCGCCGCTGGGGGACGCGTCACCGCGACCGACTGGGCGCCGGACTCGATCACCCTGCTCGAGCGCAACGCGCAGCGCAACGCGCTCACGCTCGAGGCGCTGTGCGTCGACTGGGGTGCGCCCGAGGCCATCGTCGCCCGCGCGCCGTGGGACCTCGTGCTCGCGAGCGACGTGCTCTACGAGCCGCGCAACGGCGTCGCGCTGCTGCCGCTGCTCCCGCGGCTGATCGACGAGCGCGGCGAGATCTGGCTCGCCGACCCGGGCCGCAAGGCTGCCGGGCCGTTCCTCGAGCACGCGGCCGAGACGTTCGCGATCGAGACCCGGCCGGCGAAGGAGATCCCCCAGGGCGCGATCCACCGGATGCGTCTGCGAGGCTCCCGGACATGA
- the infA gene encoding translation initiation factor IF-1 has protein sequence MAVEQKLEIDGEVTEALPNLLFRVKLENDHELLAHLAGKMRRFRIRVLPGDKVRVEVSPYDLNRGRIVYRYK, from the coding sequence ATGGCAGTAGAGCAAAAGCTGGAGATCGACGGCGAGGTCACTGAAGCCCTCCCGAACCTGCTGTTCCGCGTCAAGCTCGAGAACGACCACGAGCTGCTCGCGCACCTGGCCGGCAAGATGCGCCGGTTCCGCATCCGCGTCCTTCCGGGCGACAAGGTCCGGGTCGAGGTCTCCCCGTACGACCTCAACCGCGGGCGCATCGTCTACCGCTACAAGTAG
- a CDS encoding methylated-DNA--[protein]-cysteine S-methyltransferase yields the protein MRVSPVMHVALLPSPVGPLHVGVEDGHLTALYTAEHRLYAADEAPRDETFGAIRQQLDEYFAGTRRTFDLPLHERGTPFERAVWARLRVIPFGETVTYGEIARELGSAPRAVGRANGRNAISIIVPCHRVVGANGSLTGYAGGLPTKRQLLVHESLFAGRLSEPPGVAF from the coding sequence ATGCGCGTTTCACCGGTCATGCACGTCGCACTGCTCCCCAGCCCCGTCGGCCCGCTCCACGTGGGCGTCGAAGACGGGCACCTGACCGCCCTCTACACGGCCGAGCACCGGCTCTACGCCGCCGATGAGGCGCCACGGGACGAGACCTTCGGCGCGATCCGGCAGCAGCTCGACGAGTACTTCGCCGGCACGCGGCGGACGTTCGACCTGCCGCTGCACGAGCGCGGCACGCCCTTCGAGCGCGCGGTCTGGGCACGCTTGCGGGTCATCCCGTTCGGCGAGACCGTCACGTACGGCGAGATCGCGCGCGAGCTGGGCAGTGCGCCGCGAGCCGTGGGCCGCGCGAACGGCCGCAACGCCATCTCGATCATCGTCCCCTGCCACCGGGTGGTAGGCGCGAACGGCAGCCTGACCGGCTACGCGGGAGGTCTCCCGACGAAGCGGCAGCTGCTCGTTCACGAGAGCTTGTTCGCCGGGCGGCTATCCGAGCCGCCCGGCGTCGCGTTCTAA
- the glgP gene encoding alpha-glucan family phosphorylase — MQAGSRDLERAAQALATRLPDSLGVFARLAYNYRWAWDPDGPDVFRDIDPERWEKVAENPVKQLQEAATDRLTAAAANTELLARAAAVEERVSADLNRPAHDGPASPERPIAYFSAEYGFHGSFPIYSGGLGALAGDILKEASDRAWPLVAIGLLYRNGYFRQRIDNRGWQHEYWVDTDPDRLPAALVTDDAGEPITVCVTVGTEEVVAQIWRTNVGRIPLYLLDADRPENSESARWITSRLYIGDEDTRLAQYLLLGIGGVRALEAMDIDPSIVHLNEGHAAFASLELAKREYSGNGSLSAALEIAKQRTIFTTHTPVPAGNDTYPASQVENVLEHMAGTLGVDAAEIISLGRTNPAEAAEPFGVTQFALRTSRAANGVAKRHGEVAREMWQAMWPDKAVDDVPITHVTNGVHIPTWLGKPVWNLLNQHLGEDWLDRATDPATWAPVDDIPAKELWEVRRQQRAELIEYVRHRAVVDRLARDEPRPYAEAAASFDPDVLTVGFARRLATYKRLNLLLQDVERAIRVVGGDRPIQVLLAGKAHPRDDAGKSLVQGLFSMKHAPGFAGRVAYLDDYDLRMAAHLVRGCDVWINLPRPPLEASGTSGMKNAVNGGLQLSVLDGWWAEGYDGHNGWALSGDVDHDHGAQDARHAHELFRLLEEEVAPEFYKASGDGIPRDWVARIRRSLRTLGPEFGAGRMLEDYERKVYT; from the coding sequence GTGCAAGCAGGCAGCCGCGACCTCGAGCGAGCGGCCCAGGCCCTCGCGACTCGTCTTCCAGACAGCCTGGGCGTCTTCGCCCGTCTCGCCTACAACTACCGCTGGGCTTGGGACCCGGACGGCCCCGACGTCTTCCGCGACATCGATCCCGAACGCTGGGAGAAGGTCGCCGAGAACCCCGTCAAGCAGCTGCAGGAGGCTGCGACTGACCGGTTGACCGCGGCGGCGGCGAACACGGAGCTGCTCGCGCGGGCGGCCGCCGTGGAGGAGCGCGTGAGCGCCGACCTCAACCGCCCGGCCCACGACGGCCCCGCGTCCCCCGAGCGCCCGATCGCGTACTTCTCCGCCGAGTACGGCTTCCACGGCTCGTTCCCGATCTACTCGGGTGGCCTCGGCGCTCTCGCCGGCGACATCCTCAAGGAGGCCTCCGACCGCGCCTGGCCGCTGGTCGCGATCGGCCTCCTGTACCGCAACGGCTACTTCCGGCAGCGGATCGACAACCGCGGCTGGCAGCACGAGTACTGGGTCGACACCGATCCGGACCGACTGCCCGCCGCGCTCGTCACCGACGACGCGGGCGAGCCGATCACGGTCTGCGTGACCGTCGGCACCGAGGAGGTCGTCGCCCAGATCTGGCGGACCAACGTCGGCCGCATCCCGCTCTACCTCCTGGACGCCGACCGCCCGGAGAACTCCGAGTCCGCGCGCTGGATCACCTCGCGCCTGTACATCGGCGACGAGGACACGCGCCTCGCCCAGTACCTGCTGCTGGGCATCGGCGGCGTGCGCGCGCTCGAGGCGATGGACATCGACCCGAGCATCGTGCACCTCAACGAGGGCCACGCGGCGTTCGCGTCGCTCGAGCTCGCCAAGCGCGAGTACAGCGGCAACGGGTCGCTGTCCGCCGCGCTCGAGATCGCCAAGCAGCGGACGATCTTCACGACGCACACGCCGGTCCCGGCCGGCAACGACACGTACCCGGCCTCGCAGGTCGAGAACGTGCTCGAGCACATGGCCGGCACGCTGGGCGTCGACGCCGCGGAGATCATCAGCCTCGGCCGCACGAACCCGGCGGAGGCGGCCGAGCCGTTCGGCGTGACCCAGTTCGCGCTGCGCACGAGCCGGGCGGCCAACGGCGTCGCCAAGCGCCACGGCGAGGTCGCGCGCGAGATGTGGCAGGCGATGTGGCCCGACAAGGCCGTCGACGACGTGCCGATCACCCACGTCACCAACGGCGTCCACATCCCGACGTGGCTCGGCAAGCCGGTCTGGAACCTGCTCAACCAGCACCTCGGCGAGGACTGGCTGGACCGCGCGACCGACCCCGCGACCTGGGCGCCGGTCGACGACATCCCAGCCAAGGAGCTGTGGGAGGTCCGCCGCCAGCAGCGCGCCGAGCTGATCGAGTACGTCCGCCATCGCGCCGTGGTCGACCGCCTGGCACGCGACGAACCGCGCCCGTACGCGGAGGCCGCCGCGAGCTTCGACCCGGACGTGCTGACCGTCGGCTTCGCCCGCCGTCTCGCCACGTACAAGCGCCTGAACCTGCTCCTGCAGGACGTCGAGCGCGCGATCCGCGTGGTCGGCGGTGACCGCCCGATCCAGGTGCTGCTGGCCGGCAAGGCGCACCCCCGCGACGACGCCGGCAAGTCGCTGGTGCAGGGCCTGTTCAGCATGAAGCACGCGCCGGGCTTCGCCGGCCGCGTCGCCTACCTCGACGACTACGACCTGCGGATGGCCGCCCACCTCGTGCGCGGCTGCGACGTGTGGATCAACCTCCCGCGTCCCCCGCTCGAGGCCTCCGGCACGTCCGGCATGAAGAACGCCGTCAACGGCGGCCTGCAACTGTCGGTGCTCGACGGCTGGTGGGCGGAGGGCTACGACGGCCACAACGGCTGGGCGCTCTCCGGCGACGTGGATCACGACCACGGCGCGCAGGACGCCCGCCACGCGCACGAGCTCT